One genomic segment of Garra rufa chromosome 13, GarRuf1.0, whole genome shotgun sequence includes these proteins:
- the LOC141348629 gene encoding uncharacterized protein, which translates to MPSLHHGAIFIGVFLIVTGGSTAFLTSNQSRLQAFSMCCVVLGAVMLILGLFWAMNGKRNPVPYNEEYSHDYSQVLFTPPPGNHFPESQSVFLHGTLQRRGVYGEDLDYPPMEPTCFSPTSRVRPPHWDMEPPPPYEVAIKTTRSSTHLRRCYSDTQLLTEPLFGRSREISFEV; encoded by the exons ATGCCTTCACTACATCATGGCGCTATTTTTATTGGAGTATTTTTAATAGTCACCGGTGGCTCCACCGCCTTTCTAACTTCTAATCAAAGTCGACTGCAGGCGTTCAGCATGTGCTGTGTGGTGCTCGGGGCGGTGATGCTCATATTGGGGCTCTTCTGGGCGATGAACGGCAAGAGAAACCCGGTGCCTTATAATGAAGAGTACAGCCACGACTACAGTCAAGTCCTCTTCACCCCACCGCCCGGAAACCACTTCCCCGAATCACAGTCCGTCTTTCTGCACGG GACTTTGCAAAGGCGAGGTGTATATGGTGAAGATTTGGACTATCCCCCAATGGAGCCAACCTGTTTCAGCCCTACCAGTCGGGTTCGGCCGCCGCACTGGGACATGGAACCTCCCCCACCCTATGAGGTGGCCATCAAAACCACTAGGAGCTCCACGCACCTGAGACGCTGCTACTCAGACACGCAGCTGCTCACTGAACCTCTCTTTGGACGCTCACGGGAGATCAGCTTTGAAGTGTGA